Proteins encoded together in one Bosea sp. (in: a-proteobacteria) window:
- a CDS encoding extracellular solute-binding protein, with protein sequence MSDKQKTSPGNGLSRRSLLAAGAAATVVGGSVLKPRASFAQGSGGLERELVFSARGGTIGTVYRTKIIPPFEAKFNCKVTMVVNDSGPAFAKVVAEKANPQTDVLWTVEPTHARGLAEGVFDKLDLKRVTNYERLHSFAQLDGYGASWGIGATVIGYNKKIFDERKLTAPTKWGGIVTPETKTHISWLDLSTHQGITTFLMTNRSLGGDVGNVDPVFKFLKENVANLQFISSPAQVDDLLLQQQAWIGTNLDARMALLKAKGFPLQIVYPSDGLPIQSGILNVIKGAPHPNLANEFVNWVLSDEMQLIVARDIQLGPSNKNVKIPPEVAENLIYGEERVSRLLNFDYAQVARELPKWLDRWNREIT encoded by the coding sequence ATGTCCGACAAACAGAAGACTTCACCTGGCAATGGATTGAGCCGCCGCAGTCTCTTGGCGGCCGGCGCAGCCGCAACCGTGGTCGGCGGCTCCGTGCTCAAGCCCCGCGCGAGCTTTGCCCAAGGCTCCGGCGGGCTCGAGCGCGAGCTCGTCTTCTCCGCCCGCGGCGGCACCATCGGCACGGTGTACCGCACCAAGATCATTCCGCCGTTCGAGGCCAAGTTCAATTGCAAGGTCACGATGGTGGTCAACGATTCCGGCCCGGCCTTCGCCAAGGTCGTGGCGGAAAAGGCCAATCCGCAGACCGACGTGCTCTGGACGGTGGAGCCGACGCATGCGCGCGGCCTGGCCGAAGGCGTGTTCGACAAGCTCGACCTGAAGCGCGTGACCAATTACGAGAGGCTGCACAGTTTCGCGCAGCTCGACGGCTACGGCGCGAGCTGGGGCATCGGCGCCACCGTCATCGGCTACAACAAGAAAATCTTCGACGAGCGCAAGCTCACCGCACCGACCAAATGGGGCGGCATCGTCACGCCGGAAACCAAGACGCATATCTCCTGGCTCGACCTTTCGACCCACCAGGGCATCACCACCTTCCTGATGACCAACCGCAGCCTGGGCGGCGATGTGGGCAACGTCGATCCGGTGTTCAAGTTCCTGAAGGAGAACGTCGCCAACCTCCAGTTCATCTCTTCGCCGGCGCAGGTGGACGACCTCCTGCTGCAGCAGCAGGCCTGGATCGGCACGAATCTCGATGCCCGCATGGCCCTGCTGAAGGCGAAGGGCTTCCCGTTGCAGATCGTCTATCCCAGCGACGGACTGCCGATCCAGAGCGGAATCCTCAACGTCATCAAGGGCGCGCCCCATCCGAACCTCGCCAACGAGTTCGTGAACTGGGTCCTGAGCGACGAGATGCAGCTCATCGTCGCCAGGGACATCCAGCTCGGACCGTCCAACAAAAACGTCAAGATCCCGCCGGAGGTCGCGGAAAACCTGATCTACGGCGAGGAGCGCGTCTCGCGGCTGCTCAATTTCGACTATGCGCAGGTGGCGCGCGAGCTGCCGAAATGGCTCGACCGCTGGAACCGCGAGATCACCTGA
- a CDS encoding ABC transporter ATP-binding protein: MRDFSLTIQQGELVTLLGPSGCGKTTTLNLLAGFTHPDRGAIIVDGRQIEWLPPHKRNTALVFQGYALFPHLTVARNIAFGLEIRKVAPDEIRRRTGEMLELVQLANMADRYPRQLSGGQQQRVAIARALAVNPSVLLLDEPLSNLDAKLREEMRSEIRSVQRKTGITAMYVTHDQEEALSISDRVVVMNGGLIEQVATPQEIYRAPASPFVANFIGGANLIPVTVRAIEPDHVVAASDDGFEFVVAGPSPTAVGKPAFVMVRPEQITVSARHEPPNSYPVALDDHAFLGAVSFLALRLGDRPLRVRSQSGEAIALAGKGQIYARWAPEQALLIPDRTQ; encoded by the coding sequence GTGAGGGACTTTTCCCTCACCATCCAGCAGGGAGAACTGGTCACCCTGCTGGGCCCATCGGGCTGCGGAAAGACCACCACGCTGAACCTCCTGGCGGGATTCACCCATCCCGACCGCGGCGCCATCATCGTGGACGGGCGGCAGATCGAGTGGCTGCCGCCGCACAAGCGCAATACCGCGCTGGTCTTCCAGGGCTATGCCCTGTTCCCGCATCTGACGGTGGCGCGCAACATCGCCTTCGGCCTGGAGATCCGCAAGGTCGCCCCGGACGAGATCCGCCGCCGCACCGGCGAGATGCTGGAGCTGGTGCAGCTTGCGAACATGGCGGACCGGTATCCCCGCCAGCTCTCGGGCGGGCAGCAGCAGCGGGTGGCCATCGCCCGCGCGCTGGCGGTCAACCCGAGCGTGCTGCTGCTGGACGAGCCGCTGAGCAACCTCGACGCCAAGCTGCGCGAGGAGATGCGCTCGGAGATCCGCTCGGTGCAGCGCAAGACGGGCATCACCGCGATGTACGTCACCCACGACCAGGAGGAGGCACTGTCGATCTCCGACCGGGTGGTGGTCATGAATGGCGGCCTGATCGAGCAGGTCGCCACGCCGCAGGAGATCTATCGCGCGCCGGCCTCGCCGTTCGTCGCGAACTTCATCGGCGGCGCGAACCTCATACCGGTGACCGTCCGCGCGATCGAGCCGGACCATGTCGTCGCCGCCAGCGACGACGGCTTCGAATTCGTGGTCGCCGGCCCCTCGCCGACGGCGGTGGGCAAGCCCGCCTTCGTCATGGTGCGGCCGGAGCAGATCACGGTGTCCGCCCGCCACGAGCCGCCGAATTCCTACCCCGTGGCGCTGGACGACCACGCCTTCCTCGGCGCGGTCAGCTTCCTGGCGCTGCGCCTCGGCGATCGCCCCCTGCGCGTGCGGTCGCAGAGCGGCGAAGCCATCGCCCTTGCAGGCAAGGGGCAGATCTATGCGCGCTGGGCGCCCGAGCAGGCTCTCCTCATTCCCGACAGGACGCAATGA
- a CDS encoding ABC transporter permease encodes MSAGAIIRPHLKSIKRGMLLVPGLVLFTLIVLAPLFALFLRSITEANPAAGMAAAWTPDNYTRFFSDPFFLSVLARTYRVAAIVVAICLVIGWPVAYQLSKTQGRARLYLSLIVMVPLLISVVVRTFGWVVILGPQGLVNSSLQWLGLIDAPLRLLFSETAVVIGAVHTFLPLMVLPIASALDNVDPSLVRAGRNLGATGRQIFVRVLFPLSMPGVLAGSLIIFALCSSAYVTPALLGGARLRFMSTLIYEYNIVVLDWSFGSALSVILVALTIAIVALYSRFIERIAFRGVFQR; translated from the coding sequence ATGAGCGCCGGCGCCATCATTCGTCCGCATCTCAAGAGCATCAAGCGCGGCATGCTGCTGGTGCCGGGCCTCGTCCTGTTCACCTTGATCGTGCTGGCGCCGCTCTTCGCGCTGTTCCTGCGCAGCATTACCGAGGCCAATCCCGCCGCGGGCATGGCCGCGGCGTGGACGCCGGACAACTACACCCGCTTCTTCTCGGATCCGTTCTTCCTGTCCGTGCTCGCCCGCACCTACCGGGTGGCGGCGATCGTCGTCGCGATCTGCCTCGTGATCGGCTGGCCGGTCGCCTATCAGCTGTCCAAGACCCAGGGCCGGGCGCGGCTCTATCTCTCGCTCATCGTCATGGTTCCGCTGCTGATCAGCGTGGTGGTGCGGACCTTCGGCTGGGTGGTGATCCTCGGCCCGCAGGGGCTGGTGAACAGCAGCCTGCAATGGCTCGGGCTGATCGACGCGCCGCTGCGGCTTCTGTTCAGCGAGACGGCGGTGGTCATCGGCGCCGTGCATACCTTCCTGCCGCTGATGGTGCTGCCGATCGCCTCCGCGCTCGACAATGTCGATCCCTCGCTGGTCCGGGCGGGCCGGAACCTCGGCGCGACGGGGCGGCAGATCTTCGTGCGGGTGCTCTTTCCGCTCAGCATGCCGGGCGTCCTGGCCGGCAGCCTCATCATCTTCGCGCTCTGCTCCAGCGCCTATGTGACGCCGGCCTTGCTCGGCGGCGCGCGCCTGCGCTTCATGTCGACGCTGATCTATGAATACAACATCGTGGTGCTGGACTGGTCGTTCGGCAGCGCGCTGTCGGTCATCCTGGTCGCGCTGACCATCGCCATCGTCGCCCTCTACTCGCGCTTCATCGAACGGATCGCGTTTCGCGGGGTGTTCCAGCGATGA
- a CDS encoding ABC transporter permease gives MTRDSVSSALPARVGAAPAGMARSRPPRAGLPWLAGFTVMVCVFLVTPIAVVLLSSLTAAEYVTFPPQGLSLRWYVAVLQNEEFLGSLMVSLRVAAISSLIACVVGVSAAIGLVRLRFPGRGLVEGLFLSPLMIPGIVLGVAILQFYARSGLISSTASLIAGHLAITIPYVTRLAIGSLVGFDERLELAAQNLGASPLQAFRRITLPILFPAIAGAFAFAFIVSFEDVNLSLFLSSPQATTFPVRIYTYMSQESSPIISAASSLLVLIVLVVAIVIDRLVGLASHGQKPPRLPADAAAPGGGKP, from the coding sequence ATGACCCGCGACAGCGTCTCCTCCGCCCTCCCCGCGCGCGTGGGCGCGGCGCCGGCCGGCATGGCCCGCTCCCGTCCGCCGCGGGCAGGCCTGCCCTGGCTCGCCGGCTTCACGGTCATGGTGTGCGTCTTCCTGGTGACGCCCATCGCGGTGGTGCTGCTGTCGTCCCTGACCGCGGCGGAGTATGTGACGTTCCCGCCGCAGGGGCTGAGCCTGCGCTGGTACGTGGCGGTGCTGCAGAACGAGGAGTTCCTCGGTTCGCTCATGGTCAGCCTCAGGGTGGCGGCCATATCGTCGCTGATCGCCTGCGTGGTCGGGGTTTCTGCCGCGATCGGCCTCGTCCGCCTGCGGTTTCCCGGCCGCGGCCTCGTGGAAGGGCTGTTCCTTTCGCCGCTGATGATTCCCGGCATCGTGCTCGGCGTGGCGATCCTGCAGTTCTATGCCCGCTCCGGCCTGATCTCCTCGACCGCGAGCCTGATCGCCGGCCATCTGGCGATCACAATTCCCTATGTCACCCGCCTCGCCATCGGCAGCCTGGTGGGGTTCGACGAGCGGCTCGAGCTCGCGGCGCAGAATCTCGGCGCCTCGCCGCTGCAGGCCTTCCGGCGGATCACGCTGCCGATCCTGTTCCCGGCCATCGCCGGCGCCTTCGCCTTCGCCTTCATCGTCTCGTTCGAGGACGTGAACCTCTCGCTGTTCCTCTCGAGCCCCCAGGCGACCACATTCCCGGTGCGGATCTATACCTACATGAGCCAGGAATCGAGCCCGATCATCAGCGCGGCGAGCTCCCTGCTCGTGCTGATCGTGCTCGTCGTCGCCATCGTGATCGACCGCCTCGTGGGCCTTGCGAGCCACGGGCAGAAACCCCCACGGCTTCCGGCAGACGCCGCAGCCCCTGGCGGAGGCAAGCCATGA
- a CDS encoding enoyl-CoA hydratase/isomerase family protein codes for MSEDAVFLTAHPDVSSAAIIRLHRPQTRNALRPQDARRLNELLMQVQHDPAIKLVFITGSEGAFTGGADINAINELSGPELSAFVELQVDLLTRIVAMPKIVVAAVNGVTAGLGNHISICADLCFAVDTASFNFTGAAKGLPSLLYGTLMLPMTIGLKRAKAIYLRGGKITAREAVEYGFCNEAVAPADWDATLAALAEEFAPRNPMTLAHNKYQLNQAALQLAGAAKLSGLAGSAALSTATDIPTGRVRTGPAS; via the coding sequence ATGAGCGAGGATGCCGTCTTTCTCACGGCCCATCCGGACGTCAGCTCCGCGGCGATCATCCGGCTGCATCGGCCGCAGACGCGCAATGCGCTTCGTCCGCAGGATGCGCGCAGGCTCAACGAGCTGCTGATGCAGGTGCAGCACGATCCCGCGATCAAGCTCGTCTTCATCACCGGCAGCGAAGGCGCCTTTACCGGCGGGGCCGACATCAACGCCATCAATGAGCTGTCGGGACCGGAGCTCTCCGCCTTCGTCGAGCTGCAGGTGGACCTTCTCACCCGCATCGTGGCGATGCCGAAGATCGTGGTCGCTGCGGTGAACGGCGTGACGGCGGGCCTCGGCAACCACATTTCCATCTGCGCCGACCTGTGCTTCGCCGTGGACACGGCGAGCTTCAATTTCACCGGCGCCGCGAAGGGCCTGCCGAGCCTGCTCTACGGCACGCTCATGCTGCCGATGACCATCGGCCTCAAGCGCGCCAAGGCGATCTATCTGCGCGGCGGCAAGATCACCGCGCGCGAGGCGGTGGAATACGGCTTCTGCAACGAGGCGGTGGCGCCGGCCGACTGGGACGCGACGCTCGCTGCGCTCGCCGAGGAATTCGCCCCGCGCAACCCGATGACGCTCGCGCACAACAAATATCAGCTCAACCAGGCTGCACTGCAGCTCGCCGGAGCCGCAAAGCTCTCCGGCCTCGCCGGCAGCGCCGCGCTCTCCACCGCGACCGACATCCCCACCGGCCGCGTGCGCACCGGGCCTGCGTCATGA
- a CDS encoding AMP-binding protein, which yields MNTPEAPVIPVDDALSLPRVLIGQAERHGDKPLLIFPRTGEHITYAGLVAAAEAGSTRLRTAFAIPAGTTAAIFLGNQPAFVEAWFICLFAGIVDVPVNHELRRSALLFALATARVEVIVTDADGFAALLDPEVAGYLAQLRLIILTEPCARGPGPPGGNASCAVVALTELAAPGPADGLWRAVQASALASIRYTSGTTGNPKGIMHSHLHMLAKSAVQNRILEFAGTDLLYSPFPLHHNLSSINGLIGALQAGATMASAGRFSASRYWPEIRDCGATLGHILPPLMPILLSQPEHPDDRRHAVRHLWTAPRSERFNARFGVETVTSYSLSEVGTIAHRRDGGTEGSPATGVPSPDMTVAIVDAVDRPLPPGEDGEIVIRPQHPYRMLLGYYNDLPATLRAFRNCWYHTGDRGLIDSAGELHFLGRMGDTIRRRGLNISADQIGAEILRHPMVTACAVIGVPSPLGDEDILAVIVPQPSAQEPEHRMPAPLLAELPAFLAERLPRTHVPRFFEFTASLPRTETGKVRLAEVRRMRRTGPVWDRETQQWIGPDDCPA from the coding sequence ATGAACACGCCGGAAGCCCCGGTGATACCGGTCGACGACGCGCTGTCCCTGCCGCGCGTCCTGATCGGCCAGGCCGAGCGCCACGGCGACAAGCCGCTGCTGATCTTCCCCCGCACCGGCGAGCACATCACCTATGCGGGCCTCGTCGCCGCGGCGGAGGCCGGCAGCACGCGGCTGCGCACCGCCTTCGCGATCCCGGCCGGCACCACCGCCGCCATCTTCCTCGGCAACCAGCCGGCCTTCGTCGAAGCCTGGTTCATCTGCCTGTTCGCCGGCATCGTCGACGTGCCGGTGAACCACGAGCTGCGCCGCTCGGCCCTGCTCTTCGCCCTCGCCACCGCCCGCGTCGAGGTCATCGTGACCGACGCCGACGGGTTTGCCGCGCTGCTCGATCCGGAGGTCGCCGGCTATCTCGCCCAGCTCCGGCTGATCATTCTCACCGAGCCCTGCGCGCGCGGGCCCGGGCCGCCCGGCGGGAACGCCTCCTGCGCCGTCGTCGCGCTCACCGAGCTTGCCGCGCCGGGGCCCGCCGACGGCCTGTGGCGCGCGGTGCAGGCCTCGGCGCTGGCCTCGATCCGCTACACCTCCGGCACCACCGGCAACCCCAAGGGCATCATGCACAGCCACCTGCACATGCTGGCGAAGTCGGCCGTGCAGAACCGCATCCTGGAGTTCGCCGGCACCGACCTGCTCTACAGCCCGTTTCCGCTCCACCACAACCTGTCGAGCATCAACGGGCTGATCGGCGCGCTACAGGCCGGCGCGACGATGGCTTCCGCCGGCCGCTTCAGCGCCAGTCGCTACTGGCCGGAGATCCGCGACTGCGGGGCGACCCTCGGGCACATCCTGCCGCCGCTGATGCCGATCCTGCTCAGCCAGCCGGAGCACCCGGACGACCGCCGCCATGCGGTGCGCCATCTGTGGACCGCGCCACGCTCGGAACGCTTCAACGCCCGCTTCGGCGTCGAGACGGTCACAAGCTATTCGCTGAGCGAGGTGGGAACCATCGCGCATCGCCGCGACGGCGGGACGGAGGGCAGCCCCGCCACCGGCGTGCCCTCCCCGGACATGACGGTCGCCATCGTCGATGCGGTGGACCGTCCCCTGCCGCCGGGCGAGGACGGCGAGATCGTGATCCGCCCGCAGCACCCCTATCGCATGCTGCTCGGCTACTACAACGACCTGCCGGCGACGCTCAGGGCCTTCCGCAACTGCTGGTACCATACCGGCGACCGCGGCTTGATCGATTCCGCCGGCGAGCTGCATTTCCTCGGCCGCATGGGCGACACCATCCGTCGGCGCGGCCTGAACATCTCCGCCGATCAGATCGGCGCCGAGATTCTGCGCCACCCCATGGTCACCGCCTGCGCCGTCATCGGCGTGCCGAGCCCGCTGGGGGACGAGGACATCCTTGCCGTCATCGTGCCGCAGCCGTCGGCGCAGGAGCCTGAGCACCGCATGCCCGCGCCCCTCCTGGCCGAGCTTCCGGCCTTCCTGGCGGAGCGGCTGCCGCGGACCCATGTGCCGCGCTTCTTCGAATTCACCGCCAGCCTGCCGCGCACCGAGACCGGCAAGGTGCGCCTCGCCGAGGTGCGGCGCATGCGCCGGACGGGCCCGGTCTGGGACCGGGAGACGCAGCAATGGATCGGGCCGGACGATTGCCCCGCGTGA
- a CDS encoding alpha/beta hydrolase, whose translation MRRAYADTCLGQIHYATWGDASNPTLVLLPQGGRSVAMYKELAAELDAEFHLVAIDYPGSGWSDPLRDGTSFGEIGAAFIDLLDTLGLREVALYGHHTGNKIGTAMAAAFPERIRRFVLVGQSHSIVADNSRRGGTVGKTKRKLLEAADEREAALVQWADLFSVISSRWWDEGLVRDFDNAARRSATILKVADELMSAESAPALYRANFAYDLERDLRRIEAPTLIIEIASPSEDRAIGRQGDHLLEIMKRAQLAVLEEPDWHGNTMEHRAADLARLLRTFLEAPASPG comes from the coding sequence ATGCGACGCGCTTATGCAGATACATGCCTTGGCCAGATCCATTATGCGACCTGGGGAGACGCCTCCAATCCCACCCTCGTCCTGCTTCCCCAGGGCGGGCGCTCCGTCGCCATGTACAAGGAACTGGCGGCGGAGCTTGACGCGGAGTTCCATCTGGTCGCTATCGACTATCCCGGGTCCGGCTGGTCGGATCCGCTGCGCGACGGCACGAGCTTCGGCGAGATCGGCGCCGCCTTCATCGACCTTCTGGATACGCTGGGCCTTCGCGAGGTGGCCCTCTATGGCCACCACACCGGCAACAAGATCGGCACCGCGATGGCCGCGGCCTTCCCGGAGCGGATCCGTCGCTTCGTGCTCGTCGGCCAGAGCCACAGCATCGTCGCCGATAATTCGCGGCGCGGCGGCACCGTTGGCAAGACAAAGCGCAAGCTTCTGGAAGCCGCCGACGAACGCGAGGCGGCGCTGGTCCAGTGGGCCGACCTGTTCAGCGTGATCAGCAGCCGCTGGTGGGACGAAGGCCTCGTCCGTGATTTCGACAATGCCGCGCGCCGCTCGGCGACGATCCTGAAGGTCGCGGATGAGCTGATGTCGGCGGAGAGCGCGCCGGCACTCTATCGCGCGAATTTCGCCTACGACCTCGAGCGCGACCTGCGGCGGATCGAAGCCCCGACGCTGATCATCGAAATCGCCTCTCCGAGCGAGGACCGGGCGATCGGCCGCCAGGGCGATCATCTGCTGGAGATCATGAAGCGGGCGCAGCTTGCCGTCCTGGAGGAGCCGGACTGGCACGGCAACACGATGGAGCACCGGGCCGCGGATCTGGCCCGCCTCCTCAGGACCTTCCTGGAAGCGCCCGCAAGCCCGGGCTGA
- a CDS encoding LysR substrate-binding domain-containing protein — translation MELRQLRYFVRVVELGSISRAADDMNCVSSTLSQQITKLESELSTRLLQRTSRGIAPTEAGLEFFREAQLSLRHADNAAGVAQQARRSGRVSIGFTSTTAAVLGAPLLQRMQARYPDVLLHLVEGGSGHLSGMLNARRIDLAVLFDIDKGWRWSVTPLVQEKLFVIDSALHPIVSHHGKTLSLSQLKDIPLLVPSTAQGLRRTLDAVFSRERIRPRIVAEIDSLSLLLDGIERGLGAAFLPWAAVARTRDGQSRFRLIEVADVLRASAVCALSDDELTLPALAARTALIDCARDLTKSGEWKGTRLSLHES, via the coding sequence ATGGAACTAAGGCAGCTTCGTTATTTCGTCCGCGTGGTGGAACTCGGCAGCATCAGCCGGGCCGCCGACGACATGAACTGCGTCTCCTCCACGCTCAGCCAGCAGATCACCAAGCTCGAGAGCGAACTCTCCACCCGCCTGCTGCAGCGGACCTCGCGCGGCATCGCGCCCACCGAGGCGGGGCTGGAGTTCTTCCGGGAAGCGCAGCTGTCGCTGCGACACGCGGACAATGCCGCCGGCGTCGCGCAACAGGCCCGCCGCTCGGGTCGCGTCAGCATAGGCTTCACTTCCACCACGGCAGCGGTGCTGGGCGCGCCGCTCCTCCAGCGCATGCAAGCCCGCTACCCCGACGTGCTGCTGCACCTGGTGGAAGGCGGATCCGGCCATCTGTCTGGCATGCTGAACGCCCGTCGGATCGATCTGGCCGTCCTGTTCGACATCGACAAGGGATGGCGCTGGAGCGTCACCCCGCTCGTCCAGGAAAAACTTTTCGTGATCGATTCCGCGCTTCACCCGATCGTCTCGCACCACGGGAAAACACTCTCCCTGTCGCAGCTCAAGGACATCCCGCTTCTGGTGCCGAGCACGGCGCAGGGCCTGCGGCGGACGCTGGACGCGGTGTTCTCCCGCGAGCGCATCCGGCCGCGCATCGTAGCCGAGATCGATTCCCTCTCGCTGCTGCTGGACGGCATCGAACGGGGCCTGGGCGCCGCATTCCTGCCCTGGGCGGCGGTTGCGCGCACGCGCGACGGCCAGTCGCGCTTCCGCCTCATCGAGGTAGCGGACGTGCTGCGCGCCAGCGCGGTGTGCGCGCTTTCCGACGACGAGCTGACCCTGCCGGCGCTCGCCGCCCGCACCGCCCTCATCGACTGCGCGCGCGACCTCACCAAGAGCGGGGAATGGAAGGGGACGCGTCTGAGTCTTCATGAATCGTGA
- a CDS encoding thiolase family protein — MGTMRDRAAIIGVGNNQYGKMTAAVSPLVPLAAAFKNALADAGIQRDEVDGILVNIGTPFGVDYDQVSEAFGLDIRFSDQTWTHGRQMSGVLAHAAMAVDAGLANYVACVCSINWARAGTVGDHGQFQDDREIGGAHFEHPYYGMTSPGGAWAMAARKYFDRYGATSADLAEVCVSIREHALRNPLAVMKKPLTVAEHQASRYVCEPLHLYDYCQTIGGACVVIVTTPERARNGPHKPIYIAGHQGMCAGRAEATGARPGLGIHQQDESYPVPRERDLLVYKMAGVERSDIDAFYTYDAMSSIVWMALERFGFCKPGEAWQFTKGGRIGPGGELPVNTHGGLLSEAHVSGWNHIIEMVRQLRGECGERQLPNAELLQWGTNRGDSLILRN; from the coding sequence ATGGGGACGATGCGCGATCGCGCGGCGATCATCGGTGTCGGCAATAATCAGTACGGGAAGATGACCGCGGCGGTCAGTCCGCTTGTGCCGCTGGCCGCGGCGTTCAAGAACGCGCTCGCCGACGCGGGGATCCAGCGCGATGAGGTGGACGGCATCCTGGTCAATATCGGCACGCCGTTCGGGGTCGACTACGACCAGGTCAGCGAGGCCTTCGGGCTGGACATCCGCTTCTCCGACCAGACCTGGACCCATGGCCGGCAGATGTCGGGCGTGCTGGCGCATGCGGCGATGGCGGTCGATGCCGGGCTCGCCAACTACGTCGCCTGCGTCTGCTCGATCAACTGGGCGCGGGCGGGGACGGTCGGCGACCACGGCCAGTTCCAGGACGACCGCGAGATCGGCGGCGCCCATTTCGAGCATCCCTATTACGGCATGACCTCGCCGGGCGGCGCCTGGGCGATGGCGGCGCGCAAGTATTTCGACCGCTACGGCGCGACCAGCGCCGATCTCGCCGAGGTCTGCGTCTCGATCCGCGAGCATGCGCTGCGCAACCCGCTGGCGGTGATGAAGAAGCCGCTGACGGTGGCGGAGCACCAGGCCTCGCGCTATGTCTGCGAGCCGCTGCATCTTTACGACTATTGCCAGACCATCGGCGGCGCCTGCGTGGTCATCGTCACCACGCCCGAGCGCGCCCGCAACGGCCCGCACAAGCCGATCTACATCGCCGGCCACCAGGGCATGTGCGCCGGGCGGGCGGAAGCCACCGGCGCGCGGCCGGGGCTGGGCATCCACCAGCAGGACGAATCCTACCCGGTGCCGCGCGAGCGCGACCTGCTCGTCTACAAGATGGCCGGGGTCGAGCGCTCCGACATCGACGCCTTCTACACCTACGACGCCATGTCCAGCATCGTCTGGATGGCGCTGGAGCGGTTCGGCTTCTGCAAGCCGGGCGAGGCCTGGCAGTTCACCAAGGGCGGGCGGATCGGGCCCGGCGGCGAACTGCCGGTCAACACCCATGGCGGGCTATTGTCCGAGGCCCATGTCTCGGGCTGGAACCACATCATCGAAATGGTGCGCCAACTACGCGGGGAATGCGGCGAGCGCCAGTTGCCGAACGCGGAGCTCCTGCAATGGGGAACCAACCGCGGCGATTCCCTGATCTTGAGGAACTGA
- a CDS encoding Zn-ribbon domain-containing OB-fold protein — MTAQQDIPAKPLPAISDFNRPFWEGTRVNEFRMQRCNHCKKLWAPNGPVCPHCFSDDYHWEKLSGKGKIASWVVFHKLYHKAFANEIPYNVAFVELEEGPRVIANIVGVDNKDIRIGMPVEAVFEKINEIVTVPKFKPR; from the coding sequence ATGACCGCACAGCAGGACATCCCGGCCAAGCCGCTTCCCGCCATCTCCGACTTCAACCGCCCGTTCTGGGAAGGCACGCGGGTCAACGAGTTCCGCATGCAGCGCTGCAACCACTGCAAGAAGCTGTGGGCCCCCAACGGACCCGTCTGCCCGCATTGCTTCTCCGACGACTATCACTGGGAAAAGCTCTCCGGCAAAGGCAAGATCGCAAGCTGGGTCGTGTTCCACAAGCTCTACCACAAGGCCTTCGCCAACGAGATCCCCTACAACGTCGCCTTCGTCGAGCTCGAGGAGGGACCGCGCGTCATCGCCAACATCGTCGGCGTCGACAACAAGGACATCAGGATCGGCATGCCAGTCGAAGCCGTCTTCGAAAAAATCAACGAAATCGTGACTGTCCCTAAATTCAAACCCAGATGA
- a CDS encoding Ldh family oxidoreductase codes for MKLKIEDARTLAVEALMGIGIDEKGARVTADHLVDAAKRGMTFGGLPRILAISERLNEYGDRRRPIATVHETPVSALIDGGDNVGYIVAAHTTQLAIEKARQSGIAIVGANNTYYTGLFAYYVEMATKAGFVSFCIGNGNAMVAPEGAAEARLGTNPIAFGFPSQGDPVIWDIGTAAIMQGELMLHMRVGEEIPEGLALDKQGLPTRDPVAALAGAIKTWGGHRGSGLSVVVQMLGALCGGPVISPGICEMAFLIVVIDPKVLMPGGEYPARVTELADAIRSARPLEGAPPVRMPFDGSARIRRESEQNGSVEIPDVVHASLLKLAGQRKSM; via the coding sequence ATGAAATTGAAAATCGAAGATGCGCGCACGCTGGCCGTGGAAGCGCTGATGGGGATCGGGATCGACGAGAAGGGCGCGCGGGTCACGGCGGACCATCTGGTCGACGCGGCCAAGCGCGGCATGACGTTCGGCGGGTTGCCGCGCATCCTCGCCATCTCGGAGCGGCTGAACGAGTACGGCGACCGCCGCCGGCCGATCGCCACGGTTCACGAAACGCCGGTCTCGGCGCTGATCGATGGCGGCGACAATGTCGGCTACATCGTCGCCGCCCATACGACGCAGCTCGCGATCGAGAAGGCGCGCCAGAGCGGCATCGCCATCGTCGGCGCCAACAACACCTACTACACCGGCCTGTTCGCCTATTACGTGGAGATGGCGACCAAGGCGGGGTTCGTTTCGTTCTGCATCGGCAACGGCAATGCCATGGTCGCGCCCGAAGGCGCCGCCGAGGCCCGGCTCGGAACCAACCCGATCGCCTTCGGCTTTCCCTCACAAGGCGATCCGGTGATCTGGGACATCGGAACCGCGGCGATCATGCAAGGCGAGCTCATGCTCCACATGCGGGTCGGCGAGGAGATCCCGGAAGGGCTCGCGCTCGACAAGCAAGGCCTGCCGACCCGCGACCCCGTGGCGGCGCTCGCCGGCGCGATCAAGACCTGGGGCGGGCACCGCGGCTCGGGCCTTTCGGTGGTGGTGCAGATGCTGGGCGCCCTGTGCGGCGGCCCGGTCATCTCTCCCGGCATCTGCGAGATGGCCTTCCTGATCGTCGTCATCGATCCCAAGGTGCTGATGCCCGGCGGCGAATACCCTGCGCGCGTGACCGAGCTCGCCGATGCGATCCGCAGCGCGCGGCCGCTGGAGGGAGCCCCGCCCGTCCGCATGCCATTCGACGGTTCCGCCAGGATCCGCCGCGAGAGCGAGCAGAACGGGTCTGTCGAGATTCCCGACGTGGTCCACGCGTCCCTGTTGAAGCTCGCAGGACAGCGGAAATCGATGTAG